A genome region from Rhodopseudomonas boonkerdii includes the following:
- a CDS encoding DEAD/DEAH box helicase yields MTSPVSASGPEGAYERLHPKVRRWIRDQGWEELREVQAQAIGAVLGSDGDVLIAASTAAGKTEAAFLPVLTAVAERTAPGFSVLYVSPLKALINDQFRRLGELCESMEISVVKWHGDASQADKKRARAKPAGVALITPESIEAMFVRRPGDVGRLLADADFIVIDELHSFLQGPRGLHVASLLRRIDALSKRPARRIGLSATIGDLEQARAWLRPSDPERVHVLHPPSDAPELQLQIRGYVEPPEVVDPDHAEGAEQALADAEAEVGPKRIALDLICDHIFEHLRGANNLAFGGSRRTVESAADRLRRRSEKRNVPNEFFPHHGSLSKVLREELEERLKDGKLPTTAVCTSTLELGVDIGSVKSVAQIGSPRSLASLRQRLGRTGRRRGTPAVLRIYVREPDIERKSGILDRLRPNTVRSVAVVRLLLKGFVEEAGASPETASTLIHQLLSVITERGGIKAKPLFDLLCGPGPFARIGSAEFAMLLRHLGSEDVGFLEQAPDGTLMLARNGENIVRSRNFFAVFESADEWRLTVGGRTLGTLPITHPVHKEGLVVFAGRRWIVQDIDEQRMTLHVASHPGGVVPRFESSASEPAHDRLIAEMRKVYLSTDVPPYLDAGGRKLLADGRKTFRDLDLGRQFVVEEDRDIHVFLWKGSAATATFSAALAMRGVRAQMHDLGVTTSEVELDELRAALQKMSQARLDPGEIAGFVANIKGGKFKEQVPDRLARDLWASNNIALVAVVAPMAATLLG; encoded by the coding sequence ATGACCTCACCAGTCTCCGCATCGGGGCCTGAGGGCGCCTACGAGCGGCTTCATCCCAAGGTCCGCCGATGGATTAGGGACCAGGGGTGGGAGGAGCTGCGTGAAGTGCAGGCGCAAGCCATCGGCGCCGTGCTCGGCAGCGACGGGGATGTCCTCATCGCGGCATCGACGGCAGCGGGAAAAACGGAAGCGGCGTTTCTGCCCGTTCTGACAGCCGTTGCAGAGCGCACCGCGCCGGGTTTCTCAGTGCTCTATGTCAGCCCTCTGAAGGCACTTATCAACGACCAGTTCCGACGGCTCGGAGAGCTGTGCGAAAGCATGGAGATTTCGGTCGTCAAATGGCATGGCGATGCGTCGCAGGCGGATAAGAAGCGGGCGCGCGCGAAGCCGGCCGGAGTGGCGCTCATCACGCCCGAGTCGATCGAGGCGATGTTCGTCAGGCGTCCCGGCGACGTTGGCCGGCTTCTGGCCGACGCCGACTTCATCGTGATAGACGAACTCCATTCGTTTCTTCAGGGACCGCGCGGACTCCACGTCGCAAGTCTGCTGCGGCGCATAGATGCGCTCTCGAAACGGCCGGCGCGGCGCATCGGTCTGTCAGCCACGATCGGAGATCTCGAGCAGGCGCGGGCGTGGCTGCGGCCTTCCGATCCCGAGCGCGTCCATGTTCTGCACCCGCCATCTGACGCGCCCGAGCTGCAGTTGCAGATACGTGGCTATGTCGAGCCCCCGGAAGTGGTTGATCCCGATCACGCCGAAGGCGCAGAACAGGCTTTGGCCGACGCGGAGGCGGAGGTCGGACCGAAGCGCATCGCGCTCGACCTCATTTGCGACCATATCTTCGAACACCTTCGGGGCGCGAACAATCTCGCCTTCGGTGGATCGCGCAGGACGGTCGAGTCCGCCGCCGACCGGCTGAGGCGGCGGTCGGAGAAGCGCAACGTCCCGAACGAGTTCTTTCCCCACCACGGGAGCCTGTCGAAAGTACTCCGGGAAGAATTGGAGGAGAGGCTGAAGGACGGCAAATTACCGACCACGGCGGTGTGCACGTCCACGCTCGAACTGGGCGTCGATATAGGCTCCGTCAAATCGGTCGCGCAGATCGGGTCTCCGCGATCTCTCGCCTCGTTGCGACAGCGGCTTGGGCGGACCGGGCGTCGGCGCGGAACGCCCGCGGTGCTGCGCATCTACGTGCGCGAGCCCGACATCGAACGAAAGTCGGGCATTCTGGACCGCCTGCGCCCCAACACCGTCAGATCCGTAGCTGTCGTGCGGCTTCTGCTGAAAGGCTTCGTCGAAGAAGCGGGAGCCTCGCCGGAAACGGCGTCCACCCTGATCCATCAATTGCTTTCGGTGATCACCGAGCGCGGCGGCATCAAGGCAAAGCCGTTGTTCGACCTTCTCTGCGGCCCGGGCCCGTTCGCCCGCATCGGCTCCGCGGAGTTCGCGATGCTTCTGCGTCATCTCGGTTCTGAAGATGTGGGGTTTCTCGAGCAGGCGCCCGATGGCACGCTTATGCTCGCCCGCAACGGGGAGAACATCGTGCGGTCGCGCAATTTCTTCGCTGTCTTCGAGTCGGCCGACGAGTGGCGTCTGACCGTCGGTGGACGCACGCTCGGAACGCTCCCCATTACTCATCCCGTTCATAAGGAGGGGCTAGTCGTCTTCGCCGGTCGCCGCTGGATAGTCCAGGACATCGACGAGCAGCGGATGACCCTCCACGTCGCGTCGCACCCGGGAGGCGTTGTCCCGCGGTTCGAATCGTCTGCGAGCGAGCCTGCGCACGACAGGCTGATCGCTGAAATGAGGAAAGTGTACCTCTCGACCGACGTGCCACCATATCTGGACGCTGGCGGGCGCAAGCTGCTTGCGGACGGACGAAAGACGTTTCGCGATCTGGATCTCGGCAGGCAGTTTGTTGTCGAGGAAGACCGCGATATTCACGTCTTTCTATGGAAGGGGTCGGCGGCAACCGCGACGTTCAGTGCAGCTCTCGCGATGCGCGGCGTCAGGGCTCAAATGCATGATCTTGGAGTGACGACTAGCGAGGTCGAATTGGACGAACTGCGCGCGGCGCTTCAGAAAATGTCGCAGGCCCGGCTCGATCCTGGCGAAATCGCCGGCTTCGTCGCCAACATCAAAGGTGGGAAGTTCAAGGAGCAGGTGCCGGATCGACTGGCGCGTGATCTGTGGGCAAGCAATAATATCGCTCTAGTGGCTGTAGTGGCGCCGATGGCCGCAACCCTACTCGGATGA
- a CDS encoding IS110 family transposase, with protein sequence MSLTIGLDIAKHIFQVHAVNDSGEPVVRRKLRRSEVLAFFAKLEPGVIGIEACGTAHYWGRALSELGHEVKLMAPHYVKPYVKRSKTDAADAEAICEAVERPTMRFVPIKTTEQQAIQMVHRARSMLVRQRTMLVNAIRSHLAEFGLVTGLGLAKTAALVAEVLKAGEDECPIPEVARTVVRCLTQQVGLLDKQIRRLDVELLAWHRSNAASKLLASIPGVGIVTATAIAATVPDPAYFESGRAFAAWLGLTPRANSSGGKDRLGRITKMGSQYIRTLLVVGATAVVRSARIKDGSWLSEWARSLLEKKPARLVTVALANKMARVAWAVLTRGQQFRPSLVAAG encoded by the coding sequence ATGTCGCTGACAATCGGACTGGATATCGCGAAACACATCTTTCAAGTTCACGCAGTCAACGATTCTGGTGAGCCTGTCGTCCGTCGCAAATTGCGGCGGTCCGAAGTGCTGGCTTTCTTTGCGAAGCTCGAACCGGGCGTGATCGGAATTGAAGCCTGCGGTACGGCGCATTATTGGGGGCGAGCACTCAGCGAGCTTGGCCATGAGGTCAAACTCATGGCACCCCACTACGTGAAGCCATACGTCAAGCGCAGCAAGACCGACGCGGCGGACGCCGAAGCAATTTGCGAGGCGGTAGAACGACCAACTATGCGGTTTGTGCCGATCAAGACGACAGAACAGCAAGCCATCCAAATGGTTCATCGCGCGCGATCGATGCTCGTGCGCCAGCGTACCATGTTGGTCAACGCCATCCGCTCGCATCTCGCCGAATTCGGCCTCGTGACAGGACTTGGTCTGGCCAAGACAGCAGCCCTGGTGGCAGAAGTGCTCAAGGCCGGCGAGGATGAATGTCCGATCCCAGAGGTCGCGCGAACGGTCGTCCGCTGTCTGACGCAACAGGTCGGCCTGCTCGACAAGCAGATCCGCCGGCTCGATGTCGAACTCCTCGCTTGGCATCGCAGCAACGCCGCAAGCAAGCTGTTGGCGAGCATTCCTGGCGTCGGCATCGTGACGGCGACCGCGATCGCTGCGACCGTGCCCGATCCGGCTTACTTCGAATCGGGGCGAGCCTTCGCCGCCTGGCTCGGACTTACGCCCAGAGCAAATTCCTCTGGCGGCAAGGATCGGCTCGGCCGGATCACCAAGATGGGCAGCCAATATATACGCACACTGCTGGTCGTCGGCGCCACCGCAGTCGTCAGGTCCGCCCGCATCAAGGATGGAAGTTGGCTCTCGGAGTGGGCGCGATCGCTGCTCGAGAAGAAGCCCGCACGTCTTGTGACCGTGGCTTTGGCCAACAAGATGGCGCGGGTGGCTTGGGCGGTCTTGACACGTGGTCAGCAGTTTAGGCCGAGTCTTGTCGCGGCTGGCTAA
- a CDS encoding DUF4339 domain-containing protein — MTDTTTSEDTWFYTQGGDRKGPVPADKLRELLAAQRIDGETLIWRQGQSAWQPLRTTEIGAQLSDVPPPIDASHVNDGWVWALAFAPIVYLFVEVAIINYRDSHPANGTFYEAFLAPLIWLIPLVANATLCLVDAEQLKRAGYSSGWMTLFALLLAPVYLFLRAQRLRQTPTYGFVWVASFIVCIVLRVM, encoded by the coding sequence ATGACCGACACGACAACAAGCGAAGACACTTGGTTCTATACGCAGGGCGGCGATCGCAAGGGTCCTGTACCCGCTGATAAGCTGCGCGAACTACTCGCAGCCCAAAGGATCGACGGCGAGACCCTGATTTGGCGGCAGGGGCAGTCAGCTTGGCAGCCGCTGCGCACCACCGAGATCGGTGCCCAACTGAGCGACGTTCCGCCGCCTATCGATGCGAGCCACGTGAACGACGGCTGGGTTTGGGCGCTCGCCTTTGCACCGATCGTCTATCTGTTCGTCGAAGTGGCTATTATCAATTACCGGGATAGCCATCCGGCGAACGGAACGTTCTACGAGGCATTTCTAGCCCCGCTCATCTGGCTTATTCCGCTCGTCGCCAACGCGACGCTTTGCCTTGTTGATGCAGAACAGCTCAAGCGCGCCGGTTACAGCTCCGGCTGGATGACATTGTTCGCTCTGCTCTTGGCGCCTGTCTATCTCTTCCTGCGAGCGCAACGCCTGAGACAAACACCGACCTACGGCTTCGTGTGGGTGGCATCGTTCATCGTGTGCATCGTGCTGCGGGTCATGTGA
- a CDS encoding RsmD family RNA methyltransferase — protein sequence MAKSSVRVAATSPNKLFFGDNLEILRRQIKDESVDFVYLDPPFNSQARYNVLFKSPVEEVTSAQVGAFLDFLVMAHGRS from the coding sequence ATGGCTAAAAGTTCGGTACGTGTTGCGGCTACCTCGCCAAATAAATTATTCTTCGGGGACAATCTCGAAATACTTCGCCGGCAGATCAAGGACGAAAGCGTTGACTTTGTTTATTTGGATCCGCCGTTCAACAGCCAAGCTCGGTATAACGTCCTATTCAAGAGCCCGGTTGAAGAGGTCACCTCCGCGCAGGTTGGCGCTTTCTTAGACTTTTTGGTCATGGCACACGGGAGAAGCTGA
- a CDS encoding IS3 family transposase (programmed frameshift), whose amino-acid sequence MKQKSELGKAPAEQVLKDIRRQTRRQYSAEEKIRIVLEGLRGEENISELCRREGIAASMYYGWSKEFLEAGKRRLAGDTARSATSGEVKDLRREASELKEVVADLTLENRLLKKKHERGWGKRGMRYPASEKSEIIALVEQSHLPARRTLEKLGIPRATFYRWYDRYREGGIEALADHRSKPDRVWNRIPDDVRGQIVDLALEHPELSPRELAVRFTDERKYFVSEASVYRLLKAHDLITSPAYVVIKAANEFKDKTTAINQLWQTDFTYLKITGWGWYYLSTVLDDFSRYIVAWRLGPTMCASDVTATLDQALAASGLDHVNIKQRPRLLSDNGSSYVAEDLATWLKGKDMQHVRGAPYHPQTQGKIERWHQTLKNRILLENYHLPRDLERQVSGFVEHYNHHRYHESIDNLTPADVYFGRAETILTERARIKRETIANRRLQHRLQAA is encoded by the exons ATGAAGCAGAAATCCGAACTGGGCAAAGCGCCCGCAGAACAAGTGCTAAAAGATATCCGGCGGCAGACGCGTCGGCAGTATTCGGCGGAAGAGAAGATCCGTATCGTGCTGGAAGGACTGCGCGGCGAGGAGAACATCTCCGAGCTGTGCCGCCGCGAAGGCATTGCCGCCTCGATGTATTACGGTTGGTCGAAGGAGTTTCTGGAGGCCGGCAAACGCCGCCTGGCGGGTGACACGGCCCGTTCCGCCACGTCCGGTGAGGTGAAAGACCTTCGCCGCGAAGCCTCCGAATTGAAGGAGGTGGTGGCCGACCTGACCCTGGAGAACCGCCTGCTCA AAAAAAAGCATGAACGGGGCTGGGGAAAACGAGGCATGAGGTATCCAGCATCCGAGAAATCCGAAATAATCGCGCTGGTCGAGCAATCGCATCTGCCTGCCAGGCGCACGTTGGAAAAGCTCGGCATCCCGCGAGCCACCTTTTATAGATGGTACGATCGCTATCGCGAGGGTGGCATCGAGGCGCTGGCCGATCACCGCTCCAAGCCGGACCGGGTCTGGAATCGCATCCCGGACGATGTCCGCGGTCAGATCGTCGATCTGGCACTGGAACACCCCGAGCTGTCGCCGCGAGAGCTGGCGGTGCGCTTCACCGACGAGAGAAAATACTTTGTCTCCGAGGCTTCGGTCTATCGGCTGCTGAAGGCGCACGACCTGATCACCAGCCCCGCCTATGTGGTGATCAAGGCGGCTAATGAGTTCAAGGACAAGACCACGGCGATCAACCAGCTTTGGCAGACCGACTTCACCTACCTCAAGATCACTGGCTGGGGCTGGTACTATCTATCGACGGTGCTCGACGACTTCTCTCGTTACATTGTGGCCTGGAGGCTTGGTCCCACCATGTGCGCCTCCGACGTCACGGCCACGCTCGATCAGGCGCTTGCCGCCTCAGGCCTGGACCACGTCAATATAAAGCAGCGGCCACGGCTTCTGAGCGACAACGGATCAAGTTACGTCGCGGAAGATCTGGCCACCTGGCTCAAGGGCAAGGATATGCAGCATGTGCGCGGTGCGCCGTATCATCCCCAGACCCAAGGCAAGATCGAGCGCTGGCATCAGACCTTGAAGAACCGCATCCTGCTCGAGAATTACCATTTACCGAGGGACCTCGAACGTCAGGTCAGCGGCTTCGTCGAACACTACAACCATCACCGCTATCATGAGAGCATCGACAACCTCACGCCTGCGGATGTTTACTTCGGCCGAGCCGAAACCATCCTGACTGAGCGTGCGCGCATCAAACGTGAAACCATTGCAAACCGCCGCTTGCAGCATCGATTGCAAGCCGCTTAA
- a CDS encoding DUF7146 domain-containing protein — MSTQASDLARRLAERAELVCRRYLSNGRRVGRYWVVGDVHNTRGRSMFVRLCSRHGGKGAAGKWTDAATAEHGDLLDIIRESCGFVEFRDVLAEARRFLSLPQIETGSTSSIRRVPMGSPESARRLFAMSMPISGTLAETYLRTRGILGLHETASLRFHPRCFYRPNQHLPMETWPALIAAVTTLDGTVTGIHRTWLDRSGRSKAPIDTPRRAMGLLLGNAVRFGITHDVLAAGEGIETMLSLRFALPSLPMASALSANHLAAMQLSPSLSRLYIARDADAAGEAVTSALAQRARAAGIEAIPLSPRLDDFNEDLRTFGVNELRAALRIQLAPADVVRFSPSAFAITA; from the coding sequence ATGTCAACCCAAGCATCCGATCTCGCCCGCCGGCTGGCCGAGCGGGCCGAACTCGTCTGCCGGCGCTATCTTTCCAATGGCCGGCGCGTTGGCCGCTATTGGGTTGTCGGTGATGTTCACAACACGCGCGGCCGGTCCATGTTCGTTCGGCTGTGCTCACGTCATGGGGGCAAGGGAGCGGCCGGCAAGTGGACGGATGCCGCGACCGCTGAACACGGCGATCTGCTCGATATCATCAGGGAAAGCTGCGGCTTTGTTGAATTCCGCGATGTTCTTGCCGAGGCGCGGCGTTTTCTCAGCCTGCCGCAGATTGAGACGGGATCCACATCGTCGATCCGACGCGTTCCCATGGGCTCGCCTGAATCGGCTCGGCGCCTGTTTGCCATGTCCATGCCCATTTCTGGCACGCTTGCAGAAACATACCTTCGGACGCGGGGCATTTTGGGCTTGCATGAGACCGCGAGCCTTCGCTTCCACCCGCGCTGCTTCTATAGGCCGAATCAACACCTGCCGATGGAGACATGGCCGGCCCTGATTGCCGCTGTCACCACGCTTGACGGCACCGTCACTGGTATTCACCGCACTTGGCTCGATCGCTCGGGTCGGAGCAAGGCGCCGATCGACACGCCACGCCGCGCGATGGGCCTCTTGCTTGGCAACGCTGTTCGATTCGGCATCACCCATGACGTGCTCGCTGCAGGCGAAGGCATCGAGACTATGCTCTCCCTGCGCTTTGCGCTCCCGAGCTTGCCCATGGCATCAGCGCTATCGGCCAACCATCTCGCCGCCATGCAACTGTCTCCGAGCCTAAGCCGGCTCTATATCGCCCGTGATGCCGATGCGGCCGGAGAGGCGGTCACATCCGCACTGGCACAGCGTGCCAGAGCAGCCGGTATCGAGGCGATCCCACTATCGCCCAGGCTCGACGACTTCAACGAGGATCTGCGCACCTTCGGCGTCAATGAGCTCCGGGCAGCTCTTCGCATTCAGCTTGCGCCTGCGGATGTCGTCCGATTCTCGCCGTCGGCGTTCGCGATCACGGCATGA
- a CDS encoding ribonuclease HII: MDVLTPNFDLETEAHGQCLNIVAGCDEVGRGAIAGPVVAAAVILDPDQIPPGIDDSKRLSPSRRAALFLQIRATSFIGVGFASHHRVDRDNVLQASLWALARAVLHLPIQPDLVLVDGPIDIQCPIPTRAVVHGDQISLSVAAASIVAKVVRDRFMENTSRIYPDYGFQKHKGYGTKLHLQRIQELGHSIIHRRCAKT; encoded by the coding sequence ATGGACGTTCTCACACCGAATTTTGATCTAGAAACCGAGGCCCATGGGCAGTGCCTCAACATCGTCGCCGGCTGCGACGAGGTCGGGCGCGGGGCGATCGCCGGTCCTGTGGTCGCGGCGGCGGTCATTCTTGATCCCGACCAAATTCCCCCCGGCATCGACGACAGCAAACGCCTGTCGCCATCACGGCGCGCGGCGCTGTTCCTGCAGATTAGGGCAACCTCGTTCATCGGAGTTGGCTTCGCCTCACATCACCGCGTCGATCGGGATAACGTCCTCCAAGCCTCCCTATGGGCTTTGGCCCGAGCCGTTCTCCACCTTCCGATTCAGCCGGATCTCGTCTTGGTCGATGGCCCCATCGATATCCAATGTCCCATTCCAACGCGCGCGGTCGTCCACGGCGATCAGATCAGCCTGTCCGTTGCCGCCGCGTCAATCGTGGCCAAGGTCGTACGTGACCGCTTCATGGAAAATACCAGTCGGATCTACCCGGACTACGGCTTCCAGAAGCATAAGGGATACGGGACCAAGCTTCATCTCCAGAGAATTCAGGAGCTTGGCCACTCCATAATCCACCGACGTTGCGCGAAAACTTAA
- a CDS encoding metallophosphoesterase family protein: MTLIYCIGDIHGCFTKLQALVNRCIDDAAGRSMRFIFLGDYIDRGPQSRETVEYIIGLQRARPDHVICLKGNHEDMAVAAYDDDAWLENWLANQGRSTLQSYNISSARDLPPAHIRWLRSLPTSTQDRHRFYVHAGIHPHRPLAAQDEFDLLWIREPFLSSAKQFELYIVHGHSPQLDGHPDIRPYRLNIDTGAGHGGPLTAAVFDDEHRPPLYFITFK, translated from the coding sequence ATGACCCTTATTTACTGCATCGGCGACATCCACGGCTGTTTCACCAAGCTCCAGGCTTTGGTCAATCGCTGTATCGACGATGCGGCCGGCAGATCCATGCGCTTCATCTTCCTCGGCGATTATATCGATCGTGGGCCCCAGAGCCGGGAGACGGTCGAATATATCATCGGCCTCCAACGCGCCCGTCCCGATCACGTCATTTGCCTTAAAGGCAATCATGAAGACATGGCGGTCGCCGCCTATGATGACGATGCCTGGTTGGAAAATTGGCTGGCCAATCAAGGCAGGTCCACCCTTCAGAGCTACAACATCTCTTCAGCGCGCGATCTTCCGCCGGCACACATCCGATGGCTTCGGTCGCTGCCAACCTCCACCCAGGACCGCCACCGCTTTTATGTCCATGCCGGCATTCATCCCCATCGTCCGCTCGCCGCCCAGGACGAATTCGACCTCCTCTGGATCAGGGAGCCATTTCTCTCCTCGGCCAAGCAGTTCGAGCTGTACATCGTCCACGGACATTCGCCGCAGCTAGATGGTCACCCCGACATCCGGCCCTATCGGCTTAATATCGATACGGGCGCGGGCCATGGAGGGCCGCTTACGGCTGCTGTCTTCGACGACGAGCACCGTCCCCCCCTCTACTTCATCACCTTCAAGTAG
- a CDS encoding helix-turn-helix domain-containing protein — MKATALVAWNLRRLRVKRNVSQEALAVDAGVDRSYVGRIERGIENPTVETLDRLAAALEVVVAELLLAPKQGEKPPATLRKGRKKK; from the coding sequence ATGAAGGCAACGGCACTCGTAGCTTGGAATCTGAGGCGACTGCGGGTGAAGCGTAACGTTTCGCAGGAGGCGTTGGCCGTGGACGCCGGTGTCGATCGCTCTTACGTCGGGCGAATCGAGCGCGGGATCGAAAATCCAACAGTTGAAACGCTGGACCGGCTTGCTGCCGCCTTAGAGGTCGTGGTGGCTGAGTTGCTGCTGGCGCCGAAGCAAGGCGAAAAGCCGCCTGCGACCCTACGAAAAGGGCGCAAGAAGAAGTGA
- a CDS encoding DUF2493 domain-containing protein, with protein MTDRDDTEFESQHGSSQLHHVLTELQLYGYRPFTDEPDPRPLPEAKSIAGAVADIFDAFVATLSDSRMEPDLEDLLWSTVNLFHRAVNRIERQLDSNEQVQRASQHEQDGSEVRSVELERLITEGLSLIERRNCMELFREQAIAQFEIHTGSLWRPRSGSLIDHRSVTSAVIDSRDFLAAKRRAETEVLVPVGPKVALTGGLDFDDHHLIWDRLDKVHAKHSDMVLLHGGSPKGAELIAAKWATNRKVPQVAFKPDWSKHAKSAPFKRNDLMLTMMPIGVIVFPGTGIQENLADKARRMGIPVWKFGDSGA; from the coding sequence ATGACCGATCGTGACGACACCGAATTTGAATCGCAGCATGGTTCATCCCAGCTTCACCACGTTCTGACCGAACTGCAACTCTACGGTTACCGACCATTCACCGACGAACCCGATCCGAGGCCCCTTCCCGAAGCCAAGTCGATCGCCGGCGCTGTCGCCGACATCTTCGATGCCTTCGTGGCCACCCTGAGTGACAGCCGCATGGAGCCGGACTTGGAAGACCTGCTCTGGTCGACGGTCAATCTGTTCCATCGAGCCGTCAACCGGATCGAGCGCCAGCTCGACAGCAATGAGCAGGTACAGCGCGCAAGTCAACACGAGCAGGATGGCTCCGAAGTGCGGTCGGTCGAACTCGAGCGGCTCATCACGGAAGGGCTTTCCCTGATCGAACGCCGCAATTGCATGGAGCTGTTCCGCGAACAGGCCATCGCACAATTCGAAATCCACACTGGTTCGCTGTGGCGCCCGCGATCCGGGTCACTCATTGACCATCGCTCGGTCACCTCCGCGGTGATCGACTCCAGAGACTTTCTCGCCGCAAAGCGTCGCGCCGAGACTGAGGTGCTTGTTCCGGTCGGACCCAAGGTCGCACTGACCGGAGGCCTCGACTTCGATGACCATCATCTGATCTGGGATCGCCTCGACAAGGTTCACGCCAAGCACAGCGACATGGTTCTGTTGCATGGAGGCTCACCGAAGGGCGCCGAGCTGATTGCAGCCAAGTGGGCGACGAACCGCAAGGTTCCGCAAGTCGCATTCAAGCCGGATTGGTCGAAGCACGCCAAGTCGGCACCATTCAAGCGCAACGATCTCATGCTGACGATGATGCCAATCGGCGTCATCGTGTTCCCGGGAACGGGAATTCAGGAAAATCTCGCCGACAAGGCGAGGCGGATGGGAATCCCGGTCTGGAAATTTGGCGACAGCGGCGCATAG
- a CDS encoding DUF2958 domain-containing protein, with amino-acid sequence MNQKSSFREVPHLVSEAMTPNSLDAGADHRPAVRLFAPDANASWLLTETDPGDADRLYGLCDVGHGFPELGYVSLAELLAFRGPMGLRIERDNNFVADKPLSEYVTQARAAGRITV; translated from the coding sequence ATGAACCAGAAATCCTCCTTTCGTGAAGTCCCTCATTTGGTCTCAGAGGCGATGACGCCGAACAGTCTTGATGCCGGCGCCGATCACCGGCCGGCAGTCCGGCTATTCGCACCTGATGCGAATGCTTCATGGCTCCTTACCGAAACGGATCCCGGTGACGCTGACCGCCTTTATGGGCTCTGCGACGTCGGACACGGCTTCCCCGAACTTGGTTATGTGAGCCTCGCCGAACTTCTTGCCTTCCGGGGGCCGATGGGACTTCGGATCGAACGCGACAACAACTTCGTGGCCGATAAGCCTTTGTCCGAATACGTCACGCAGGCACGCGCGGCTGGCCGGATAACGGTCTAG